The Lonchura striata isolate bLonStr1 chromosome 11, bLonStr1.mat, whole genome shotgun sequence DNA segment ACGTCAGAAGCAGGTTAAATCTGGGCTTGTAAGTGTATGATAGCTTAGTGTGAAGATTTATTATCTTGTGTACTTAAAAAATACAGGGTTCCACAATGAGGCCAAACAGTTCCACTTTGTGGACTCTGAGCTGTCCAGATGAATACACAGTGTTTTCAGGTTGCCTCCTCTCTGTAAATACAAAAAGGCCTTTCTGCCACTGTAGGTTGTTATGATGTTGTTGTCCAACACCTTTAAGTTACGGAGCTTGCTTGGCTTTTGCTTTATCCATCAGTTAAACAGTGGGAACTGCTGTCACAGTGGCATTCCTGTCAGGATGCTGCCACACTTGCTTAAAGCAAAGATGAAAAGGTCAGATTGTGATGGATGGAATTGTGCATGTCTAAAACTTCTGCTCCCCACTTTCCTGTTAGATGCACACAACTGTAGATTGCATTTGAGAATATTTCCAAGTCAAATATCACTTCTAtcattttacttttcttttaaaacaaaacaatcatGGAAAAAATTATCAATTATAGGACATTTATTAATTACAATTAAAACGCATGCTAATCAACTGGCCTTTTAATGTGAATCAAATTATGGTTTAGACATTCAagattattaataataaattcaTCTTACAAGTCAAaactttgtaaaataaataaccTGTTTCTAATGTATAAATCCTATTCTAAAACACATTAAAGATAACTGGTCACTTAAAACACTTTGGGTCCAGTGTTGGGTCTCTAGATAAATACCAGAAGTCTGGGCAAGGATCTTCCTGTCTGGATCTCTGAATGCCCAGATTAAAGCTAACTTTCTTGTTTGGGTACAgtaaattctgtattttgcagTGTTTCCAAAGAGAGAGTTTCCACAAGAATCCAACTTAATGTATGTGTTAATAGTTTGAGATACTGTCTGAAAATTActattaaaaatactgaataatGAATTTGGGGATCATGATATATTGTGCAACCCTGGTATGATGAGCTTTGACTTTTGACTGAAATACTGAATACCTGATGCTCTGTTTGAAGTGCAGGTACTTTGTGGTACGTAATGTTTAAAGGACAATATTGGACTGTAATTTGTGAGGTATCTGCAGAGCCATGTTCCAGTTTGTAAACAATAATCCAAAACCAGCTTTGTCTAAAAATCATAATAAATTGAATAAACTAGTACAACAGAGAGAGTGAAATACATGTTCTGTAGGGCAACCACTGCACTTTTTGCAGCACCAGTTCTCCCTGCTGCATGTCCCATGGTACAAATCCACATATTAATGGTAACTATtggataattttcattttgcatttattGCTCTCAGTCTTTGACTccacaaggaaaagaataaGGCAGCAGTTCCCAAAACATATGAAATTAGGCACTGGAGCTCTGACAACTCGCACAGGTTTTGCTCATTTCCTGTTTGTAACTCTGAAGCTGGACAGAGCACTTGTACATTCCAAAAGTGTTCAGCAGCAGTTGCCGGGCCTTGGACTGAACGTCCTCCCACTTAGATGAACTACCAGGAACtgcaaaattaagaaaataataaattcacTCCTTAAGAAACTTGAGCAATGCAAATGTTCTCAAACTTATCACAGTATCACCAATGAGAATAATTTTTGTTCACActctttattaatttaatattattgTTGTGGTCACTGTCTACTCTCTATCATTTTACACCTCTCTTGATAGaactctgtgtgtgtctggCACTTacctcccaaaaacctcaaCTTTCTTACTAAGAACTGATATTCATAGTATAGTTAGATGTCTGAATCAGCACATGTTTTggcaaaacatttatttttcatatgtaGATCAGTCCACATTAGAACATTGCCCTTTCTTTCCCTAAACATGTAAGAAAATTTCTGAGGAGAaattttgtgttggttttttttccctacccAAAGAATCTGGtatgaatgtattttatttgcACAGTTTTCATTTACACATGTCTTTCTTGGCCAAGGTGTTCTATCCCTTGTTGTACAAAACCTGAGTTAGTAGATTTTCCTTCCCCAGAATACTTCTTGGTTCAAATTAAATAACAATATAGAGAGGAAGTGGTGGGGTTTTTCCCAAACTTGGATTTAATTCAGAATTATGATATCCAGCAACTTACCTAGTTGCAAGTGGACAATGGCAATTGTTTTTCCTGCAGTGAGAGACCAAATATTTAAATCTTCTATACAATAAACATCCTCAATTTTCATCAAGTCTTCCTTGATGCGATCCACATTTAAGTGCCTCGGAACTCCTGTGATACCAAACATGagataaaattaattctgtCTTCTGCAAAGTCTCAGTAGCCTTTAAAATGTCACAACAGATCTCAATGTCAAAGAAATTAGAATTTGTGCTGTTGGAAGTGATTAGTAACTTCCATGTTATCAACAGGACAATATGGAAATGGGCCTGTTAAGGTATGGATACAGAAGTTGTACAGGAACTGCAGAGCTTTTCTCAGCTGGAATCTGTCCTGTCCAGAATCCACACTCTGACAACAGCCAGCATTAGATCCTTTGCAATGATGTACTTTTGTTGACAACTTCACTGCAGCTTCTAACCCTTAGTAACTGCTTAGGGCAGACTCTAGGGTCAAAATCTGTCAAAAAACCCACTAGGGCCTGTCTCCTGAAACTGCTTTTCAGGTACCTGGGATCATGTTCACAGGCTACAGTAATCCACGTGCAGTGGCCAACACAGAGGACTGTGTTTTGCAGGGTGTCATCTCTGCAAATCAGAGATCAAGTCCTTTTGGCATTTTCAGCAGCACACCTCTAACTTACCACCACCATCCTTTTTCTGTACAAAGGGCAAAATCAAAATTTTAGATTATCAATAAACTCTTTCTGAGTAGTTTTTATGCTACAGTAGCTTTTCTTGCTTATCTTCTAGTTTTGTGGAGTTTCTTTATGTATACTATGAGGAGTTCAGCCACTTGCGTCTCAAATTTCTTCAGACTTTTTGCATGACTTCTTTGAACCTGGTACCTTACTGTCTCTTAAATTATGTTATTTTCACTACTATCTCTTTTAAAAGTTCAGCATCTGGGGCTTTCTCACATGAAACAAAATTTTCCATCTAGTGGAGAccataaaaatttatttagctGATAAATAACTAGCTGTCTGGTATTTGTACAGCTTtctttttcctaggaaaaatggacTTTAAATCTCCTATCTACATCATACTTGTGATGGGCTTCCATTCTGCCTTATAAATCTATATTAAAAGCTAGAATCTCATTGCTTGTGTTGGAtagctatttaattttttaatttagcatTCATAGGATAATGAAGAAACTGAAGTTAATACCAAAAGTTGATACAACTTCAAGGGCCTTGATGTTGTAGAAGCAGTTTCCAGTATAACCACGAGGCCATTCTCTGGAGAAACTGAATCTGAGTTGGAAAAGTACCCTAGTATGCATAAAGCCCACATATCATCACTTCTAATGACATCATGAATACGGAGATTTTTTTATGACAACTGGGATACCTATGCAAACAGCTACAACACAAAATATCTGCAATCTGATTAGTTTGTCTTATCTGTTTTCTTCAGCTAAATCTATTACATTGGAACTAATTGTGGAGTCGGCAAATTTCATCATTTTTGCCTTCTCAGTGAACTTCTactttgttggattttttttaatcttgagtGATAGCAAAAGCACTTGACTGAAGATTCTGAGGTTTCTGATTTAACTTCATAACACAATAAAAGTAAAGTCAATGGTAATTCAAATGAGACAGTTAGAAATGTGCAGTTAAAACCTAGCATTTTCCCCCAGCCCTAACATCTTCACTTAATAAAGTAATAGTACTAGATCAAGCAGTAATAGTTGGCATGTGATCTGTGATAAAGCAAAGGATGTTGCTGACCGTGTTTCAATCTATGTCACACAAGATAAGATCCTTCAGCCCACGTTcagctttttcttcccttttttttcctgcattttacAGCACTCTTAACTTGCAGCTTCCCTTATGGGAACAGTGGATACACACAATACAAGGCACTTGTGGGAAAGGGGAAGACAGGAGTGGTGTGAACCACATGTCCAGCCATTTGACTGTGCTTGGTGCCTCCTTTTACCTGCATTCACTTTAACTGTACACTCACATTCACTTTAATTGTACAAGTAATAAAAGTGAGAGTGTAGAACTAAGTCTGGGCAAATGTTCACTTGATTCAGCTGAGTCACTGCAGACACACAAAAAAGTTCTGTACATTTCACATCTATATCTCCTGATGGTAAAGAGGGTGCAGAtacaggacttgtgttgttcTGGCCACAGTCAAAGAGATGTAAAAACTGCTGCAATTTAGAGGAGCCATAAAGAACTGGCAGACTAAAGCAGCCCCAAGACAGACAGGTCTCTAGGTACAATCCACGTAGAGATAGGGATCATAATGTCGAGTAAACTGGTATTTTCCATGTAAAGTACTGCAGATTGGGCACAGATCTTACCTTCCAGAATAATAACTCCCGTGTCACAAAGAATTCGAACTGTTGTAAAAACCACCAGTATGGAAAATACATATGTACATATAGGATCAGCAATCTTGTATTCTGGCTGCAGAAGGGAAATTTCACAATGTCAAAGGATGTATGAAAACAAGATTACTTACAAAAATGTGACACAGAAAACACGTTTACTTCTAGTTCCAAGtttcactaattttttttttttttgtttaaatagtTACAATATATGTAGTAGAAACAGTTTTGCTTATTTTGCATGATATATGAAGCTTATCATAAAATATCAttaagaagatatttttaataacttatAAAAACATGCCCCTTTTGACTTTCATCACCAGAACTGAAATGCCAAGAATTCCTTGTACCTCTGGGAGAGGCCCTTCCTTACCTTAAAGCGGATGATGTAAGCAGCTACGAGCACCCCGATGCTCTGTACCAGGTCCCCCAGGGCGTGGACAAACGCTGCTctcacagccaggctgctgtgccCGTGGCTGCTGTGCCCGTGGCTGCTGTGCCCgtggctgctgccctgggctgcatttgGAGAGCTCGGCTGAGGTATGTGAGACTGagggtgggaatgggagtgggagtgaAGGTGGCCAGATTGATTCAGCAAAAACCCCATTCTGAAagtgaaagaagagaaaatgctTCAAGAAACAGGCTTTAGGGTTTGTTGGGTAGGGAAAATTTGTTAgggttttttcattttaaaccaaataattgaaaaataatacTCAATGTAACTTCTTGTCTTATTTGGGAAAATTAAGAGGTCCAGCAAAATGAAAAGTTACAGGCTGTAAATGAATTAGCAGCTTATTGAGAAATACATTTCTGAGTGTCAATGGAGTGAGGTATCTTACATTAAGTTAACTGCAACACCAACAGCTGCTGTGATGAGCATGATATCACCATTTATTTCATAGTCCATATGGATAGTTCTCTGAACAGCCTCATACAGGAGGAATGCCATAAGGATATAGACCAGCAGTACACTAATGATGGCTGATAGTACTTCtgcaaacagaaaggaaaaaacattatAAAAATGCATGTCAGATCCACTTCTATTTCCAAATTAGAATGTAGACAGGGCCTTGTTTTAACTACTTTATCCATATCATACCTAATATAAACTAACAAGTTGTGTGGCAAATAAAACTTGTAAAATAGGACTAACCAAGGGAGTTTGTTCTAATAAACTCCTTCACATGTCTCTATCATCCGTATATAACTCAAATTATGTTTTCTCTGAAAACTTCTGCACAGTTGATGATCCTGACTTCTTCAGATAACCGGAACATTTGCCTGAAAAGTCACAGGTAAAGGCCCTGTCTAGGGATGACGAGGACAGGTGATCTCAACCATTACCAGCCTACCCACAAATAAGGGAAACACTGATTTTAATTGTCCAGAATATTAAGCTGggtttataaattatttttatagatCCTTTTGTATTTAGGATGGAGAAAAACATCACAAAAAGGTAAAGAAATCAAACAGTACAAACTTGTCACACATTATACTCTTAAGCTTCTTGACATATGTGTTCATAAATGTTATTTGAGGCAGATTTCAGCTACAAAGGCTTGATTAATGTAAGTTTCTGTATTGCTGTGTATTCTGTAGTGCTGTGTAATGCTGTTCTAACATTATCTAATATTTACCAAATATTATTTCACAAAAGTAAGAACATTATGACCATTATTTTGGCATAGAAATTGTATCTGATCAGCAGGGACTTTCAAAAGGaaacatattaaataaatataaaaattagaaaactaATAAAAACTAGTACTTCATTGTCCTATACTTTCTGCTGCCATATACATCTGTGGAAAGTGGTTACAGTTCTCTATGAAGTTCCTGCTGTTCAGATGGGAGGTAAACAGGGCTGAGTGTTTTATAGGTCAGGACTTTTGTGCTGCCTCAGTACCCAAGTCATGAAATTGTGCTGGTATAGCACACAAGCTTGAGCAGGATGAGTCCACACTACAGTTTTAAGGTCCTActataaagaaaaaaggttATTTCCAAATGTGTTGCTGCAGGCCCCCAGCCGGGTAATAATCAGGATTGACTTTGTGATTGTAGAAGGTTGATCAATCGCTTTATTATATCATCTTATACTATATGGTACTATACTTACTAAGAAACTTAGTAACTCTTCTAGCTAGTCTGATACAGCTTTGACCTAATTGGTCAATCAATCTAAATACTATCTagtgtccaattaagaaatcaccctttggtaaacagaTCTCTgtgacacattccacatgtgcacaacagcaggtgcaacaagtggagataagaactgtttctcattctttctctgatcttctcacagccttccccaggaaatgcctgggaaagtctgtgtctGCTCtatgtggccagagagctgctgccacacaaaTAGGACACTAGATGGCTTTTATCATAAATGTACTTTTATCCTCTAGCTTCATATTCTGAAAACTAttgcctgcagcagctgaaacttaaaaaaaaaaaaaaaaaggcaacacagGTGGCAGAGAAAACATTAGCCCAGTTAAAGACTGTCTCAGTTATAATCAAGTTAATACAGGGCTTTACAAAaagctctgggaaaaccttaaTGCTTGCTCCATTGTATTGCATATAAATCTGCAGCCATGCCTGAGTAATCTGTAATCATTATGCATAATGCTCATTACTGTCACTTGCCAGATGGATCACTGGGATCTCAGCCTTCCTCTGTGAACTCAAAGATCAGAGGTGGAATTAATTTACTTGGAATCGTAATGGTTGTTCTTCCCCCTAGTTCCACATGTTGCCCTGATTTATTCCCCAGTAAGGGCAAAATTCTGCCCTTGGCTATCCCATAGCTCTAATACTCATCTGAGAATTGCCTCCCTTCAATCTGTCAGCCTGCAGGTACAACTTGGGTTACTGCAGATGCCTTCTCTAACACAGaagtgttttaattttatttattgagtattacagaaaaaaacccatgcaGCTATATCAGCATTTTAATGTCACCAAAATCAGTTGATCCATGCACTGAATTATTAACATTATGGGAGATGAAATTCACACAGCTGCTGAGTAGTGTGTCAATGCCTGGATGAGGAACAGCATTACCAGGCAGTAACAAGGCTCTGAAAGTCAACTGTCATAATCTGAGATGATTTCAGAGCAACTTGAAAATCCTGGAAATATcaacagaaatggaaattatCTTTACAAAGCTGGCAGATTATTGAGGGCAACAGTCCTAAAAATACACAATACATTGCTTAGAAGGTTTTCCAGAATGCTTTTTATAAACTTGTGAAGCCATAGCACATTAGCATTTACCAGGGAAATAATATAGTATGCTTTTACAATCTAAACCCACGTTTTCTGCAATGGAAACCAGTGTTTTTCTTGCAGTTTCTTCCAGAGTCACTGTCATGTCAGCATTGTAGATTTGTGCTGAGATCTTTCACTTCTTGTGAAATGAACTGTGCACCGTCTCAGTGGACTGGCTGATCCTGTCATTACTAACATTGTCTCTGCAGCAATGGACAAGTGCCAGGTTGCATATCTATGCTTAAATCTGCTCAGTGTCTTGCTGAAAAGGAGGTATCTGCACTTGGTGGTGAAAATGAACTATTTTCGGTTTCAagaatttaattcttttttaaCATGACTGCAGTTTCCATTATTTTGTCTTCACTTTTCTAACCCATTCCTGAATCTGTCAGCTTCCTTTTCACAACTCATAATGGAATAAAACTGAAGTTGGAACTTATATATTATGTATTCAAAGagaattcaaataaattaaaattagtgCTAACTTCCTTCTGGAATTTAACTAGACAACTAACAGGTCTGTTGCTTTTACAAAACAATGTTTATGGGAATAATTGAAAATTCATCATTCTGCAAACAAAAATGATAACAAGTACCAGAAACATTGCTCATTAGAATGTTTTCATGCCTACTGAATGTATGGATTATCTTAAAACTAAATGCAGAGCAGATCAGTGATGAGACAATTCTTGCACATATTCCCAGCTTTAAACAAATAATTCACATCTTCTGTGATAGATGCCCAATCTGTACCTTACTTCTAACATCCTGACACATTTTAACATCTCTCTTGTGAAGTTTAAGCTATTGTTGAACTGATATTATTTGCTGACAAGCTTCTTACATATAGGTTACTTGGAAAAATGTGTTACAAGAAACTAGAAATGCTTTATTCCATTGCCAGCACTCACTCATGTGTGAAACTGGGCCCTCAGGCCACAGCATTTAGACTGGGTGCCTAAAATCAGGCAAATAAATTTcacaaatgtgatttttaaaaagactttGTATAGTAATTTTGAGCCATCCCATCTTCTGTACTTGCAAAGCCTTGACTcacttccttcctgcagcacagaaactcttctccccagccccaggctctCCTCATCCAgagagctgcactgctgctACTCATGCAGGGTGGTTGAAGTAAAAAGGAGCCCCTGGAAATTGTGTAGTCCTGCTCAAAGGAGAGTCAGCTACAGTGAGTtgctcagggctgctcccaggtgGGCTTCATGTATTTCCAACTGAGGACACTCCACTAGAACCTGTTCTAGTCTTTGACcacctgctggcactgggagcagaaAAGGAGGAACAATTGTTTCAGAACTTAGAGGCTGCTCCCTGTAGCTGCTCCTAGAGAGAAGGGCAGTACAGACTAATGTTATGGACCACATCTGGCCCATGGACCACCACTGGATCAGTCTGGCTAGCATTTGACTAGTATTTTTCTTGGCAgtaaactggaaagaaaaaaatatacagaaaatgaGGCGGCAGTAATCTTCAGGGATTTGTTCTTTCACATTAATTGAAAAGCCAGTGAAAATTTACAGAACTGAGTAATATTTTAATGGTTAAGTAAggtccttttatttttaatagccCTGTTTTAAGCTAGCACGTTCAAGGTATGTGCTATTTGATTTTAGAAAAGTTACAAAGACATATAAACTACCCAACTTATTTTGAAATAGGGTTAAAATATGTACAAATGCTAACAAACATCCTTCTGGAGAGTATGAGCAAGTGCCAGGGGCATACCTGCAAGGTCAGGTTTCAGTATCAGAGAAGCTCCTATCACAAAATTAAAACTTCATGAAAGAAAAGTTTGTAATGGGAAATGCTGGCATTGCTAATGCTTTCTTGCTAGAGCCCTAAAGAGCTTAGCTAGTGTACAGAGTTATGCATTCATGCACTAGTGACTAACTGATGACAAATGACAAGGAATGATGGAGTTGTTGAATTCTACTGCTGTTCTAGCAGCCAAAATAAGAATTGCAAATAGTGACTACACAAGAATGAAATTCCTTGAAAAATGTATGCTGTAGAGTGTAGTAGAAAACAGGTAGAAAACTGGGACACTATAAATTACCTATTTCATGAAAAAGATACTTTGAAGATTTTGCTAAAATGTCTACGGACCTGCAGCTGTATATTATATCCAGTTAGCAACCACATGAAAATACCCTTTATCATCATTACATTTCCAAACATGAAGTTATAAATCCTGAAAATATTCTTCCAAGGGTTAGTCCATAATTCTGTTTACACTTCTTTTTAGAGACACCTTAACTGGACAGAGGTTAAGTAATTTGCTGTATTTTGCAAACCATAGGGCATTTTGACCTCAGCTTTCTGTGGTTTGGGAAATGCAAGAGGAATACTGATTTATACGAGTTCTGGCAGGGCAGAGCTCTCTAATAATATGTTCTACATAACTTCTTAGCTGTggattaaaatgtaatttttcacaTTGAATAGGACCTTTTTTCCAGTATCACAATTGTGCTGAAGTCAAcaagattttttaaatcctgGGCACTGGCAATAATCTGTTGTGAACAACCACGGACTGACATGCACAACTCCTGCACCAGCAATGTCACCATGAATTCAATTCCCCAGCCTTACTCTTCA contains these protein-coding regions:
- the SLC30A4 gene encoding putative proton-coupled zinc antiporter SLC30A4 produces the protein MAGAGLWTSIKSLLGRSEDPLLLNDSSAFDFSDEVGDEDFPRFNKLRVVVADDGSEAAPETPVNGASPGLPSDDESLLDRDIALRSARAGRPDPCSGCSSRRERSKQRKVKKRLTLAALLYLLFMTGELIGGYVANSLAIMTDALHMLIDLSGIILTLLALWLSAKSPTKRFTFGFHRLEVLSAIISVLLVYILMAFLLYEAVQRTIHMDYEINGDIMLITAAVGVAVNLIMGFLLNQSGHLHSHSHSHPQSHIPQPSSPNAAQGSSHGHSSHGHSSHGHSSLAVRAAFVHALGDLVQSIGVLVAAYIIRFKPEYKIADPICTYVFSILVVFTTVRILCDTGVIILEGVPRHLNVDRIKEDLMKIEDVYCIEDLNIWSLTAGKTIAIVHLQLVPGSSSKWEDVQSKARQLLLNTFGMYKCSVQLQSYKQEMSKTCASCQSSSA